A genomic region of Pyrus communis chromosome 14, drPyrComm1.1, whole genome shotgun sequence contains the following coding sequences:
- the LOC137714968 gene encoding multiple organellar RNA editing factor 6, mitochondrial-like, producing MVQTLVRAIAVAAAAATAATTATSRHLTISLLIPKRLFLTSKLANPPSIPSLMLGRRSLAPPTHDVRFPTATTRYTPICCGVKSCSKFGRPPEEMELILQGWDYWWIVMEKPGVECDPIDYYAETLVKVVGVSLEVAKKKIYKVYYGWSSGFFCRIDELTARKFEGLPGVLGTFPDPDMADD from the exons ATGGTTCAAACCCTAGTCCGAGCAATTGCCGTGGCCGCCGCAGCCGCCACCGCCGCCACCACCGCAACATCTCGCCACCTCACAATCTCTCTCCTCATACCCAAACGCCTCTTCTTGACATCCAAACTTGCCAACCCTCCCTCCATCCCATCCCTCATGCTGGGCCGCCGATCCCTCGCCCCGCCCACCCACGATGTCCGATTCCCTACGGCCACCACCAGGTACACTCCGATCTGTTGCGGGGTCAAATCATGTTCGAAATTTGGCCGTCCACCAGAAGAGATGGAATTGATCCTCCAAGGTTGGGATTACTGGTGGATCGTCATGGAGAAGCCCGGCGTTGAGTGTGATCCAATCGATTACTATGCAGAGACCCTGGTTAAAGTCGTTGGTGTGAG TCTGGAAGTAGCAAAGAAGAAGATATATAAGGTGTATTACGGCTGGAGCTCCGGTTTTTTTTGTAGGATTGATGAGCTGACGGCACGTAAGTTTGAAG GCTTGCCCGGTGTTCTTGGAACTTTCCCGGATCCGGATATGGCCGACGATTGA